From one Lactiplantibacillus paraplantarum genomic stretch:
- a CDS encoding PTS sugar transporter subunit IIA — protein sequence MAQNVEQQPVTKRKLSWHQINEGVAFGLGNLGHSAFYGALSTYFIVFVTSGMFSGVAPAIANRLIGLITGLVVVIRLAEVVVDPILGNIVDNTETRWGKFKPWQVIGSIISSVLLVVIFSGIFGLAKVNWILFAIVFVILFVILDIFYSLTDVSYWGMVPAISEDSHARGIFTALGSFTGTIGWNGLTMVVVPITTYFTFIATGKHTQGPQGWLAFSIIVGIVAVISALFVAFGTNEKHNAIREAAKQKTTIKGVFMGIIKNDQIMWVSLGYLFYSLAYVTTNGVLFYLFKFVIGKPGEFWIAGAVATVIGFVTSPLYPILNRFIPRKVLFALGQCSMILAYIIFIVAQTNLTLLIIGLVLFNINFAQLVTVLSMTDAIEYGQLKNGNRNEAVVLAVRPMLDKITGAFSNGIVGAIALIAGMTGSATAADMTASNIHTFELLAFYLPLACAILSLLVFTFKVTITEKKHAEIVEELQAKLATGETADVAVTPVTGTLTTEILAPVSGQPLALADVKSAAQPQGLPGVGFAIRPSDGRLYAPFDGTIRFTFSTKHTLGIVSADGLETIIHVGIGTVNLRGAGFTTYYQDGQVVHAGDLLMTFDRDLIKQSGYDDVVVTFFTQPGRVTAHTEDWSTEVQHGQSAMKVTFK from the coding sequence ATGGCACAAAATGTTGAACAACAGCCAGTAACCAAGAGAAAGCTATCATGGCATCAAATTAATGAAGGCGTTGCCTTTGGTTTGGGTAACCTAGGTCACTCGGCATTCTATGGTGCGTTGAGTACTTACTTTATCGTCTTTGTCACTAGCGGGATGTTTAGTGGTGTTGCACCAGCTATCGCTAACCGGTTGATTGGTTTAATCACAGGACTGGTGGTTGTAATTCGCTTAGCGGAAGTCGTTGTCGATCCAATCTTAGGCAATATTGTTGATAATACGGAGACACGTTGGGGTAAGTTTAAGCCTTGGCAAGTCATTGGGAGTATTATCAGTTCGGTCTTGTTAGTCGTTATTTTCTCAGGAATTTTTGGATTAGCAAAGGTAAACTGGATCTTATTTGCAATTGTGTTCGTGATTTTATTTGTTATTTTAGATATCTTCTATTCGTTGACCGATGTGTCATATTGGGGCATGGTGCCAGCGATTAGTGAAGATAGTCATGCCCGGGGGATTTTCACAGCCCTTGGCAGTTTTACTGGGACGATTGGCTGGAACGGCCTGACAATGGTCGTTGTACCAATTACGACCTACTTTACCTTTATCGCAACTGGTAAACATACGCAGGGACCTCAAGGATGGCTAGCATTTTCAATCATTGTTGGAATCGTAGCGGTTATTTCTGCATTGTTTGTGGCATTTGGTACTAATGAAAAACATAATGCGATTCGAGAAGCAGCCAAGCAAAAGACAACGATTAAAGGTGTCTTTATGGGCATCATTAAAAATGATCAGATCATGTGGGTCAGTCTGGGTTACTTGTTCTATTCATTAGCATACGTGACAACCAACGGGGTTCTATTCTATCTTTTTAAATTCGTGATTGGTAAACCTGGTGAATTTTGGATTGCTGGGGCGGTCGCAACTGTAATCGGCTTTGTGACTTCACCATTATACCCAATCTTGAATCGTTTTATTCCACGGAAGGTGCTCTTTGCACTCGGTCAATGCTCAATGATTCTGGCCTACATTATTTTTATTGTAGCGCAGACGAATTTGACCTTGTTAATTATCGGCTTAGTCCTTTTCAATATTAACTTTGCACAGTTGGTTACAGTGTTATCAATGACGGACGCTATTGAATATGGCCAATTGAAGAATGGTAATCGTAATGAAGCGGTTGTATTAGCTGTTCGGCCAATGTTAGATAAGATTACTGGCGCCTTTTCAAACGGAATCGTTGGTGCCATTGCGTTAATCGCTGGTATGACTGGTAGTGCAACGGCTGCCGATATGACCGCAAGTAATATTCATACGTTTGAACTCTTAGCATTCTACTTGCCGTTAGCATGTGCAATCTTGTCGTTGTTAGTCTTTACTTTCAAGGTAACCATTACCGAAAAGAAACATGCCGAAATTGTTGAAGAGCTACAGGCCAAATTGGCAACAGGGGAAACAGCAGACGTTGCAGTAACGCCTGTAACGGGCACACTGACCACTGAAATCCTAGCACCAGTAAGCGGTCAACCGCTCGCATTGGCGGATGTCAAAAGTGCTGCACAACCACAAGGCCTACCGGGAGTTGGTTTTGCCATCCGGCCAAGTGATGGTCGCCTTTATGCGCCATTCGATGGGACGATTCGGTTTACGTTCTCAACTAAACATACGTTAGGAATCGTGTCAGCTGACGGTCTTGAAACAATTATTCACGTGGGAATTGGGACGGTTAACCTCCGTGGTGCTGGCTTTACGACCTATTATCAAGATGGGCAAGTCGTACACGCTGGTGATTTACTGATGACCTTTGATCGTGATCTGATCAAACAGAGTGGTTATGACGATGTGGTTGTTACTTTCTTTACTCAGCCTGGTCGCGTTACAGCGCACACTGAAGATTGGTCAACAGAAGTACAGCATGGTCAATCAGCAATGAAAGTAACGTTCAAATAG
- a CDS encoding ABC1 kinase family protein gives MTNNNEEKPQWQVNQNRHTRFRTIVSVLRRYNVLSNLARQKNPDQVRAAFEELGPTFIKIGQILSSRTDIVKPEFANEFKKLQNNVRADDFSVVKQTIERQTGKPINEMFAQFDEQPFASASMGQTHHATLLNGQKVVVKVQHPGIDAEVALDISLFERALPLLRYIPESSVVDLQEMVGEIKRSLFNELDTSIEVKNGSRFYRLNNADDIIRVPRVYAKYSTQKVLVNQYMPGTTIQHFMAQMLAADEAGDHQYDEERRYLAHVLVQNFLKQVFEDGFFHADPHPGNILLRELQPDDIGYRDTVPKHGGKIGKRQLPPYRLVYLDFGMMGEISPALMSGIANVVVAVTTEDTHQVGKAILAISNRTGMVDEEAFFSELAPFLSQYYNSGLGDIDFQGLLFEMVKVCRSNNIQMNPAVTMLGKAFGTIEGIVETLDPTLSMMDVARPFARKYIRENFNWRNELEDGMLASLQSLRDAPKIPSRLLSALDTFENGQTRVNLVFAHRKMFIDRIDSMVNKVVLSVILAALIVGSSLLVQSHPDNSWITNIGIFGYVSAVVVIIGLLIGTLHSWYTHWRRK, from the coding sequence ATGACCAACAACAATGAGGAAAAGCCCCAATGGCAAGTGAATCAGAATCGCCATACCCGTTTTCGGACGATTGTCAGTGTCTTGCGGCGCTATAACGTTTTGAGTAACTTGGCGCGTCAGAAAAATCCGGACCAGGTGCGTGCGGCGTTTGAAGAACTGGGACCAACGTTTATTAAGATTGGTCAGATTCTCTCTTCACGGACGGATATCGTTAAGCCAGAATTTGCTAACGAGTTTAAAAAATTACAGAATAATGTCCGGGCTGACGACTTTAGCGTGGTTAAGCAAACCATTGAACGGCAGACGGGTAAACCAATCAACGAGATGTTCGCTCAATTTGACGAACAACCATTTGCATCAGCGTCGATGGGCCAGACGCACCATGCCACGTTGTTAAATGGGCAAAAAGTCGTCGTGAAGGTCCAGCACCCAGGAATTGATGCTGAGGTGGCGTTAGATATTTCGTTATTTGAGCGAGCGCTACCACTGTTACGTTATATCCCTGAATCATCGGTTGTTGATTTGCAAGAGATGGTTGGTGAAATTAAGCGATCGCTATTCAATGAATTGGATACCAGCATTGAAGTGAAGAATGGTTCGCGATTTTATCGATTAAATAATGCGGATGATATTATCCGGGTCCCTCGGGTTTATGCGAAGTATAGTACACAAAAAGTACTCGTTAACCAGTATATGCCGGGAACGACGATTCAACATTTTATGGCGCAAATGCTTGCGGCCGATGAAGCGGGGGATCATCAGTATGATGAAGAACGTCGCTATTTAGCCCACGTCTTAGTGCAGAACTTTTTGAAACAAGTTTTTGAAGACGGCTTTTTCCATGCCGACCCCCATCCAGGTAATATCCTGTTGCGGGAGTTGCAGCCAGATGATATTGGGTATCGTGATACAGTTCCTAAGCATGGCGGGAAGATTGGTAAGCGACAGTTACCACCATATCGCTTAGTGTATTTAGATTTTGGCATGATGGGTGAAATTAGCCCAGCTTTGATGTCAGGTATTGCCAATGTAGTGGTGGCAGTGACAACTGAAGATACACACCAAGTTGGTAAAGCTATCTTAGCGATTTCTAATCGGACCGGAATGGTTGATGAAGAAGCGTTTTTTAGTGAGCTAGCGCCATTCTTAAGTCAGTATTATAATTCGGGGCTTGGTGACATTGATTTTCAAGGCTTATTGTTTGAAATGGTCAAGGTCTGTCGGAGTAATAATATTCAAATGAATCCGGCGGTTACCATGTTGGGTAAAGCCTTTGGAACGATTGAAGGAATTGTGGAGACGCTTGATCCAACGCTATCAATGATGGATGTGGCGCGACCGTTTGCTCGTAAGTATATTCGCGAGAATTTTAATTGGCGCAACGAACTGGAAGATGGAATGTTGGCCAGTCTTCAAAGTTTGCGTGATGCACCGAAGATTCCATCACGCTTGTTGTCGGCCCTGGACACGTTTGAAAATGGTCAGACGCGGGTCAACCTTGTCTTTGCGCACCGGAAGATGTTTATTGACCGCATTGATTCGATGGTCAATAAGGTCGTGCTGTCCGTTATTTTGGCAGCTTTGATTGTCGGATCGTCACTACTAGTTCAGAGCCATCCTGATAACAGTTGGATTACGAATATTGGTATCTTTGGCTACGTTTCAGCGGTCGTCGTCATTATTGGACTGTTGATTGGAACGCTCCATTCTTGGTACACGCATTGGCGGCGAAAATGA
- the brnQ gene encoding branched-chain amino acid transport system II carrier protein, whose protein sequence is MLNRVQKRNLTKRDYVTLSSMIFALFFGAGNLIFPLHLGQLAGGHWGTAAVGFLVTAVLLPLLSVLAVCVTKSKGVYDIGKPLGATFAVVFMVLIHFTIGPFFGTPRTATVSFTVGLAPFFPAKYQSLALLLFSAAFFGLAYYLSVEQSKIMARVGKLLNPLFLLLLVAIFAVAFSSPLAHAGSTSATAAYQTAGFTNGFLQGYNTMDALAGLALGVTIVTAVNFMGQTDPNKAAWVTARAGFFSMSFEGLIYVLLILLGAQSLGQFKLSDNGGVAFDQIVNHYMGSVGQAILAVLIITTCLTTAIGLVAAFAQDFHKHFGFLSYKAWLRITCLASFLTANVGLNQIIAWSTPVLMFLYPLAMALIFLSILSPLFHKSSIVYVWVVVFTVVPAVFDMVAAFPAVVSQSTFGQAMAHVQSFLPLASSGMDWLVPALVGAVFGTAHYLLLQRAKTSTGVEVPMKR, encoded by the coding sequence ATGTTAAATCGAGTTCAAAAGCGAAACTTAACCAAGCGTGATTATGTCACCTTAAGTTCCATGATCTTTGCCTTATTCTTCGGGGCCGGCAACCTTATCTTCCCACTACACTTAGGCCAGTTAGCGGGCGGCCATTGGGGCACTGCTGCGGTCGGTTTTCTAGTCACGGCGGTCTTATTGCCCTTACTATCTGTTCTAGCTGTCTGTGTCACTAAGTCCAAGGGAGTTTATGACATTGGGAAGCCATTAGGTGCAACTTTCGCCGTTGTCTTTATGGTTCTCATTCATTTTACGATTGGCCCCTTCTTTGGGACACCCCGGACGGCCACCGTATCATTCACCGTTGGTCTGGCACCGTTTTTCCCAGCCAAGTATCAATCACTCGCATTACTGCTATTTTCCGCCGCATTTTTCGGACTCGCCTACTACTTGTCTGTTGAGCAGAGCAAAATTATGGCGCGGGTCGGCAAATTATTAAATCCATTATTTTTGCTATTATTAGTCGCCATCTTCGCCGTAGCTTTCAGCAGTCCGTTAGCTCATGCTGGTAGCACCAGTGCAACTGCTGCCTATCAGACCGCGGGCTTTACCAATGGTTTCTTACAAGGCTACAACACGATGGACGCTTTAGCTGGGTTGGCGTTAGGTGTCACTATCGTTACTGCCGTTAACTTCATGGGCCAAACTGATCCCAACAAGGCCGCTTGGGTGACCGCCCGCGCTGGTTTCTTTTCAATGTCCTTCGAAGGTTTGATTTACGTGCTCTTAATCTTGTTAGGCGCGCAATCGTTAGGTCAATTCAAATTATCCGATAACGGCGGGGTCGCCTTTGATCAAATCGTTAATCACTACATGGGTAGTGTCGGACAAGCCATTTTAGCCGTGTTGATCATTACCACTTGTTTGACCACTGCGATTGGCCTAGTTGCTGCTTTTGCCCAGGACTTTCACAAACACTTCGGCTTCTTGAGTTACAAGGCTTGGTTAAGAATCACATGCTTGGCCTCATTTTTAACCGCTAATGTGGGCTTAAACCAAATCATCGCTTGGTCGACCCCTGTCCTGATGTTCCTTTACCCGTTAGCTATGGCGCTAATCTTCTTATCGATCCTTTCGCCACTCTTCCACAAGTCAAGTATCGTCTACGTTTGGGTCGTTGTCTTCACCGTCGTCCCCGCCGTCTTCGACATGGTTGCTGCTTTCCCCGCCGTTGTTAGCCAAAGTACTTTCGGTCAGGCAATGGCACATGTCCAAAGCTTCTTACCACTTGCCAGCAGCGGGATGGATTGGTTAGTCCCTGCGCTAGTTGGTGCCGTCTTTGGCACAGCCCACTACTTGTTGTTACAGCGGGCAAAGACCAGTACTGGCGTGGAAGTACCGATGAAACGCTAA
- a CDS encoding DUF2201 family putative metallopeptidase has translation MVNNANEYAQWRQAMLVAPAADLSQSGTTMVSRAVIELLATDQFYGELLTRLPRQLNATLTTPFALTWLDNRLVLQYAPSAIAQVFVRFDYLQAGLKHVALHVVWQHPLRYREQVKQQPRLVTLATDLAVNQYVDGLPKDAVSLATIQSLVKERLPRRADSGRYLKLLQQQSRSQQRQQPGQTTPQSTSNKPQRRLTQGRDQQTTTGLIDDSGSWSAPGQLTNPNLATARLQQLAEEAWQQTNEAGRGLVAGNVQSQLAVIAQPAQIDWRQLLVRGLGRIPSGKKPSHARFNRRQPARMELPGQIGDTRLDLQVYVDNSGSISDATLQQLLAQVAALTRMCSTTITVKPFDAIVQPGQTYQVTLPQHIRFTRRGGGGTIYQSIFDDLAAQHKTNATTLVVILTDGRGERHIDTHRFTNVIWLLSRTDDQLSVRPVVGRVINLNLGDEQYGHAT, from the coding sequence ATGGTTAACAATGCCAATGAGTACGCACAGTGGCGGCAAGCGATGTTGGTGGCTCCTGCAGCTGATTTATCCCAAAGCGGTACGACGATGGTCAGTCGAGCCGTCATTGAATTACTAGCAACTGATCAGTTTTATGGTGAACTATTGACCCGCCTACCAAGACAATTGAATGCCACGTTAACGACACCGTTTGCATTGACCTGGCTCGATAACCGTCTGGTCTTGCAATACGCACCCAGTGCGATTGCTCAAGTATTTGTCCGTTTTGATTATTTGCAGGCCGGTTTAAAGCACGTGGCGTTACACGTTGTTTGGCAACACCCATTACGCTATCGTGAACAAGTCAAACAGCAGCCACGTTTGGTAACACTAGCGACTGATCTGGCCGTTAATCAATACGTCGACGGACTGCCTAAGGATGCGGTCAGTTTAGCGACCATCCAGTCCTTAGTTAAAGAAAGATTGCCACGGCGAGCGGATTCGGGCCGTTATTTAAAATTATTACAGCAACAATCACGTTCACAGCAGCGTCAACAACCGGGGCAGACGACACCGCAGTCAACGTCGAATAAGCCGCAACGACGGCTTACTCAAGGGCGCGACCAGCAAACGACAACGGGATTGATTGACGATTCAGGTAGTTGGTCGGCCCCAGGGCAATTAACGAATCCCAATTTGGCAACGGCTCGCTTGCAACAGTTGGCGGAGGAAGCTTGGCAGCAAACTAATGAGGCTGGCCGCGGTTTAGTGGCAGGAAATGTCCAATCCCAGTTAGCCGTAATTGCGCAGCCAGCACAAATTGATTGGCGTCAATTATTGGTACGGGGGCTTGGACGAATTCCCAGTGGCAAGAAGCCGTCACATGCACGTTTCAATCGGCGTCAGCCAGCCCGGATGGAATTGCCTGGACAGATTGGGGATACGCGGCTAGATTTGCAAGTTTATGTGGATAATTCAGGCTCTATTAGTGATGCGACGCTCCAACAATTACTGGCTCAGGTGGCGGCCTTAACCCGGATGTGCTCAACGACAATTACCGTCAAGCCGTTTGATGCGATCGTGCAACCTGGACAAACTTATCAAGTGACGCTCCCACAGCATATTCGGTTTACGCGTCGTGGTGGTGGTGGAACGATTTATCAAAGTATCTTTGATGATTTAGCAGCGCAACATAAGACTAATGCGACGACCTTAGTGGTGATTTTGACGGATGGCCGCGGCGAGCGCCATATTGATACGCATCGATTTACGAACGTGATTTGGCTTTTATCCCGAACGGATGATCAGCTATCTGTCCGACCGGTTGTCGGTCGCGTGATTAATTTGAATTTAGGAGATGAACAATATGGGCATGCCACTTAA
- a CDS encoding MIP/aquaporin family protein, translated as MRKYLAEFLGTFMLVFLGTATVVIAKGDVLAIGLAFGLAITVSAYAFGGISGGHFNPAVTTAMLINRRIDAADAIGYIIAQIVGAIVASAAVKSFVSALGLSATSLGQTDFPKISSGMAFFVEALVTFLFLMVILNVTSNDHGNADFAGLTIGVTLAFLIIVALNLTGGSLNPARSIGPAIFAGGSALSHLWVYILAPEVGAILAAFCARVMGSED; from the coding sequence ATGCGCAAGTATCTCGCCGAATTTCTCGGCACATTTATGTTAGTTTTCTTGGGGACTGCAACCGTCGTGATTGCTAAGGGTGACGTCCTCGCTATTGGGTTAGCCTTCGGGTTAGCAATTACCGTTTCCGCCTATGCCTTTGGTGGTATTTCAGGTGGCCACTTTAACCCCGCCGTAACGACTGCGATGTTAATCAACCGTCGCATCGATGCCGCCGATGCCATTGGCTACATCATTGCTCAAATCGTTGGGGCCATCGTTGCTTCCGCAGCGGTCAAATCATTTGTGAGTGCGTTAGGCCTATCCGCAACGTCACTTGGTCAAACTGATTTTCCCAAAATCAGCAGTGGCATGGCCTTCTTTGTCGAAGCATTAGTCACGTTCTTGTTCTTAATGGTTATTTTAAACGTCACTAGTAACGACCACGGTAATGCAGACTTTGCCGGCTTAACGATTGGGGTTACCTTGGCGTTTCTGATCATTGTCGCCCTCAACTTAACGGGTGGTTCTTTGAACCCAGCCCGTTCGATTGGTCCCGCTATCTTTGCCGGTGGTAGTGCTTTATCACACCTCTGGGTCTACATCTTAGCACCAGAAGTCGGCGCGATTTTGGCTGCATTCTGTGCCCGGGTTATGGGTTCAGAAGACTAA
- a CDS encoding helix-turn-helix domain-containing protein, translating to MRSNRKYSFDEKINILNLIDNNHTVQSIARDLQINKNVIHQWKRLYDLNGSEGLRHQRKNRSYSQAFKERIVQEHIKEKLSFPKLATKYGLSSAGMVSNWFRDYTIGKKTYSNRNPRNRKMKDGRKTTQIERIEIAQWTIANDYAYHEAASHFEVSYQQVYTWVKKLNNGGVDALADRRGKSKATPLTELDIAKLKIKELEARTKHLEMEKDLSKKLKEIQRRVK from the coding sequence ATGCGTTCAAATAGAAAGTATTCATTTGATGAAAAGATTAACATTCTTAATCTGATTGATAATAACCATACGGTGCAATCAATTGCCAGGGATCTACAAATAAATAAAAACGTTATTCATCAATGGAAAAGATTGTACGATCTCAATGGAAGTGAAGGCTTAAGGCATCAAAGAAAAAATCGCAGCTATTCTCAAGCATTCAAAGAAAGGATTGTACAGGAACATATCAAAGAAAAGCTGTCTTTTCCAAAATTAGCCACCAAGTATGGTTTGAGTAGCGCCGGGATGGTGTCTAATTGGTTTAGAGATTATACTATTGGAAAGAAAACTTATTCCAATAGAAATCCGAGGAACCGAAAGATGAAAGACGGACGCAAGACAACCCAAATTGAACGCATTGAAATAGCTCAATGGACTATCGCCAACGACTATGCTTACCACGAGGCCGCTAGCCATTTTGAGGTCTCGTATCAACAAGTTTATACCTGGGTCAAGAAGCTAAATAACGGCGGTGTGGACGCTTTAGCCGACCGCCGTGGGAAAAGTAAAGCTACGCCACTTACCGAGTTAGATATCGCTAAACTGAAAATAAAAGAATTAGAAGCTAGAACTAAACATTTGGAAATGGAAAAGGACCTGTCAAAAAAATTGAAAGAGATTCAAAGGAGAGTGAAGTAA
- a CDS encoding IS3 family transposase, whose protein sequence is MSKYQAIQELAGKYPISWLCQEVGIKRRSYYKWLNRTLTANERLNDELVKFMLKLEISHNYIFGVETLVMHINEETEYHVNAKRIRRLMQVNHIKSSIRISKHDRKAEYKEMMSANIIKHDFNQEESNKVWTTDCTELKYGNQSLNKLRLSAIKDLHDHSIVAWAIDDTETTTLVTATVNKAMKSNDLAANELILHTDQGSAYTSLEFNRALNSYGICHSMSRPGTPGDNAPMESFWSHLKDEDLSFKTALTKEELLQNITKAIDWYNNGRRQKSLKGMTPTECRNHALRFKAS, encoded by the coding sequence ATCTCAAAATATCAGGCAATTCAAGAACTAGCCGGTAAATATCCCATAAGTTGGTTGTGTCAAGAAGTCGGGATCAAGCGGAGGTCATATTATAAATGGTTGAACCGGACATTAACCGCTAATGAACGACTAAATGATGAGCTAGTTAAATTCATGCTTAAATTAGAAATTAGCCATAATTATATATTTGGTGTTGAAACCTTAGTTATGCACATCAACGAAGAGACTGAGTACCATGTGAATGCCAAACGTATCAGAAGATTAATGCAAGTTAACCATATCAAATCATCGATTCGCATTAGTAAACATGATCGTAAAGCGGAATATAAAGAAATGATGTCAGCCAATATCATCAAGCATGATTTTAATCAGGAAGAATCTAATAAGGTTTGGACAACCGACTGTACTGAATTAAAATACGGTAATCAAAGTCTCAACAAACTACGACTTAGTGCCATCAAGGATTTACACGATCACAGTATCGTTGCCTGGGCGATCGATGATACCGAAACGACAACACTGGTGACAGCAACTGTTAATAAAGCAATGAAAAGTAATGACCTGGCCGCCAACGAATTAATTTTACACACTGACCAAGGTTCGGCCTATACATCATTAGAATTCAATCGGGCCCTTAATAGCTATGGCATTTGCCATAGCATGTCAAGACCGGGGACACCTGGAGACAACGCGCCTATGGAGAGTTTCTGGAGTCATTTAAAAGATGAGGACTTAAGTTTTAAAACCGCATTGACCAAAGAAGAATTACTTCAAAACATTACCAAAGCAATTGACTGGTACAACAACGGTCGACGTCAAAAGTCATTAAAAGGCATGACCCCGACAGAATGTCGAAATCATGCCCTCCGATTTAAAGCATCATAA
- a CDS encoding ATP-binding protein, which produces MALSYQALLTAVPVVLKAGNVPNIVGEAGIGKSALVAEVAKQMGAQLYTTVVSLSEKGDLAIPVPPLTSDSFIQTKRYGQLADVQFGYAHTLIEIIQYAEQHPKQPILWFLDEFNRGTQAVQSELMNLVLQRTINTLKLPEQVQLIIAENPDASMTGFESSTYGVTAGDAAIKDRTVRLVMRADVADWLAWAQQLDERMNRPNIHPLVQQFISEDVTRLNQADMQADLTATPRAWARVSANLYEIEQLPADQQTTVALDIFQGDVGTELGLVFEQFLEQQAIHLTPAMIYDSQPVGSVVPAPILKQFTAMNEIQKRTVLASCLALTTTYPLTDDQHAGRFMQLLQTLSQDGQFALVQQIGHKRDLLKQLYTANVAKQSPYVTALYQYLQQVASWSNQ; this is translated from the coding sequence ATGGCGTTATCATATCAAGCTTTGTTGACGGCGGTTCCAGTTGTTTTAAAAGCTGGCAATGTGCCGAATATTGTCGGGGAAGCCGGCATTGGTAAGTCGGCCTTAGTTGCCGAAGTGGCGAAACAGATGGGTGCTCAATTATATACGACGGTCGTCAGTTTATCTGAAAAGGGGGACTTAGCGATTCCAGTCCCGCCATTGACTAGCGATTCATTTATTCAGACGAAACGTTATGGTCAGTTAGCGGATGTTCAATTTGGTTACGCGCATACACTGATTGAAATTATTCAGTATGCTGAGCAGCATCCTAAGCAACCGATTTTATGGTTTCTAGACGAATTCAACCGTGGGACACAGGCTGTTCAAAGTGAACTAATGAATTTGGTATTACAACGGACGATCAATACGTTGAAATTACCAGAGCAAGTACAGTTGATTATTGCCGAAAATCCCGATGCTAGTATGACTGGATTTGAAAGTAGTACTTATGGCGTGACTGCTGGCGATGCGGCTATTAAAGATCGAACCGTGCGTCTAGTTATGCGGGCTGATGTGGCGGATTGGCTTGCTTGGGCACAACAACTTGATGAACGCATGAATCGACCGAACATTCATCCACTAGTCCAGCAGTTCATTAGTGAAGACGTGACGCGACTCAATCAAGCTGATATGCAAGCTGATTTAACAGCAACACCACGTGCGTGGGCGCGTGTTTCGGCCAATCTATATGAAATCGAACAACTGCCTGCGGATCAACAGACAACTGTGGCGTTGGATATCTTTCAAGGTGATGTTGGGACCGAACTAGGACTCGTGTTCGAGCAATTCTTGGAACAACAGGCGATTCATCTAACACCAGCAATGATTTATGACAGTCAACCAGTGGGATCAGTGGTGCCGGCACCTATTCTCAAGCAATTTACGGCCATGAATGAGATTCAAAAGCGAACAGTCTTGGCTAGTTGTTTGGCATTAACTACAACGTATCCGTTGACGGATGACCAGCATGCTGGCCGCTTTATGCAATTACTACAAACGCTTAGTCAGGATGGTCAGTTCGCGTTGGTTCAACAGATTGGCCATAAACGGGACTTATTGAAACAACTATATACAGCGAATGTGGCTAAACAGAGCCCATACGTTACGGCTTTATATCAATACTTGCAGCAAGTAGCGAGCTGGTCAAATCAGTAA